From Haemophilus parainfluenzae:
TAACCATTTGTGGAGTTTAGATAATGTCTAGAAAATTAAGAAGAACGAAGATTGTATGTACAATGGGACCTGCAACAGACCGCGATAATAACCTTGAGAAAATTATCGCAGCTGGTGCGAACGTTGTACGTATGAATTTTTCTCACGGTACACCAGAAGATCATATTGAGCGTGCTGAGCGTGTTCGTGCGATCGCGAAGAAATTAGGTAAAACCGTGGCAATTTTAGGTGACTTACAAGGTCCTAAAATTCGTGTTTCTACTTTTAAAGATGGCAAAATTTTCTTAAATGTTGGCGATAAATTTATTCTTGATACGGAATTACCAAAAGGTGAGGGTAATCAAGAAGCTGTTGGTTTAGACTATAAAACTCTTCCACAAGATGTTGTACCAGGCGATATTCTTTTATTAGATGACGGCCGTGTTCAATTAAAAGTGCTTTCTACTGAAGGTGCAAAAGTATTTACTGAAGTGACTGTTGGTGGTCCACTATCAAACAATAAAGGGATCAACAAATTAGGTGGTGGCCTATCTGCAGATGCATTAACTGAAAAAGATAAAGCAGATATCATCACTGCAGCTCGTATCGGTGTAGATTACTTAGCTGTATCTTTCCCGCGTTCAAGTGCAGATTTAAACTATGCACGTGAGTTAGCAAAACAAGCGGGTTTAGATGCGAAAATCGTTGCTAAAGTTGAACGTGCTGAAACTGTCGTTGATGAAGCATCAATGGATGATATTATCCTGGCTTCTGATGTAATCATGGTGGCTCGTGGCGACTTAGGTGTTGAAATTGGTGACCCAGAATTAGTTGGCGTACAGAAAAAATTAATTCGTCGTTCACGTCA
This genomic window contains:
- the pyk gene encoding pyruvate kinase, with the translated sequence MSRKLRRTKIVCTMGPATDRDNNLEKIIAAGANVVRMNFSHGTPEDHIERAERVRAIAKKLGKTVAILGDLQGPKIRVSTFKDGKIFLNVGDKFILDTELPKGEGNQEAVGLDYKTLPQDVVPGDILLLDDGRVQLKVLSTEGAKVFTEVTVGGPLSNNKGINKLGGGLSADALTEKDKADIITAARIGVDYLAVSFPRSSADLNYARELAKQAGLDAKIVAKVERAETVVDEASMDDIILASDVIMVARGDLGVEIGDPELVGVQKKLIRRSRQLNRAVITATQMMESMISNPMPTRAEVMDVANAVLDGTDAVMLSAETAAGQYPAETVATMARVCLGAEKMPSINISHHRLDREFRDIEESVAMSAMYAANHLSGIAAIITLSHSGRTPLLMSRISSGLPIFALSRVQETLNRCALYRGVTPVHFDGESRSSAGAKAAINLLKEKGYLVSGDLVLLTQGDESEGTTNVCRTLTVE